The following are from one region of the Platichthys flesus chromosome 2, fPlaFle2.1, whole genome shotgun sequence genome:
- the cldn19 gene encoding claudin-19 isoform X2 — protein MANSGLQLLGYFLALGGWIGIISTTALPQWKQSSYAGDAIITAVGLYEGLWMSCASQSTGQVQCKIFDSMLSLDIHIQTCRALMVVSVLLGFIGIIVSVVGMKCTKVGDNNPATKTRIAVTGGALFLLAGLCTLVSVSWYATQVSYLFFNPNTPPNARYEFGSALFVGWAAASLTALGGSLLCCSCSKDMRGQQYYRQSQPSTAREAELLSETSFPD, from the exons ATGGCCAACTCAGGTCTCCAGTTGTTGGGTTATTTCCTGGCGCTGGGCGGCTGGATCGGCATCATCTCCACCACCGCCTTACCCCAGTGGAAGCAGTCGTCATACGCCGGCGATGCCATCATCACAGCCGTGGGTCTGTACGAGGGGCTGTGGATGAGCTGCGCCTCGCAGAGCACAGGACAGGTGCAGTGCAAGATCTTTGACTCCATGCTCTCGCTGGACA TCCACATCCAGACATGTCGGGCCCTCATGGTGGTGTCAGTGCTGCTGGGCTTTATCGGCATCATCGTCAGCGTGGTGGGCATGAAGTGCACCAAGGTGGGAGATAACAACCCAGCCACCAAGACTCGCATCGCAGTGACCGGAGGCGCCCTCTTCCTGCTCGCAG GTCTATGTACTCTGGTGTCTGTGTCCTGGTATGCCACTCAGGTGTCCTATCTGTTCTTCAACCCAAATACACCGCCCAACGCCAG GTATGAGTTCGGCTCAGCCCTGTTCGTGGGCTGGGCGGCGGCCAGTCTGACGGCACTGGGCGGCTCCTTgctgtgctgctcctgctccaaaGACATGCGAGGACAGCAATATTACCGCCAATCACAGCCCTCCACAGCCAGGGA GGCAGAGTTGTTGAGTGAAACTAGTTTCCCTGACTGA
- the cldn19 gene encoding claudin-19 isoform X1 yields the protein MANSGLQLLGYFLALGGWIGIISTTALPQWKQSSYAGDAIITAVGLYEGLWMSCASQSTGQVQCKIFDSMLSLDIHIQTCRALMVVSVLLGFIGIIVSVVGMKCTKVGDNNPATKTRIAVTGGALFLLAGLCTLVSVSWYATQVSYLFFNPNTPPNARYEFGSALFVGWAAASLTALGGSLLCCSCSKDMRGQQYYRQSQPSTAREPNVKSTPPEKREQYL from the exons ATGGCCAACTCAGGTCTCCAGTTGTTGGGTTATTTCCTGGCGCTGGGCGGCTGGATCGGCATCATCTCCACCACCGCCTTACCCCAGTGGAAGCAGTCGTCATACGCCGGCGATGCCATCATCACAGCCGTGGGTCTGTACGAGGGGCTGTGGATGAGCTGCGCCTCGCAGAGCACAGGACAGGTGCAGTGCAAGATCTTTGACTCCATGCTCTCGCTGGACA TCCACATCCAGACATGTCGGGCCCTCATGGTGGTGTCAGTGCTGCTGGGCTTTATCGGCATCATCGTCAGCGTGGTGGGCATGAAGTGCACCAAGGTGGGAGATAACAACCCAGCCACCAAGACTCGCATCGCAGTGACCGGAGGCGCCCTCTTCCTGCTCGCAG GTCTATGTACTCTGGTGTCTGTGTCCTGGTATGCCACTCAGGTGTCCTATCTGTTCTTCAACCCAAATACACCGCCCAACGCCAG GTATGAGTTCGGCTCAGCCCTGTTCGTGGGCTGGGCGGCGGCCAGTCTGACGGCACTGGGCGGCTCCTTgctgtgctgctcctgctccaaaGACATGCGAGGACAGCAATATTACCGCCAATCACAGCCCTCCACAGCCAGGGA ACCAAATGTTAAAAGTACCCCACCAGAGAAAAGGGAGCAGTACTTGTAG